The genomic region GACGCGGGGATGCCGCACGCGTACTACGAGATCCTGGTCCGGCTCTCCGAGGCGTCCGGGCACCAGTTGCGGATGAGCGAGCTGGCCGAGCTGACCGGGTCGTCGCGCAGCCGGCTCTCGCACGCGGTGGCCCGGCTGGAGGCGGCCGGCTGGGTGCGCCGCGAGGAGTGCCCCACCGACCGGCGCGGGCAGATCGCCCTGCTCACCGACGCCGGTTTCGCCACCCTCAGCGCCGCCGCACCCGGCCACGTCGAGGGGGTACGCCGCCACCTGTTCGACGCGCTGAGCCCGGCCCAGGTCGACCAGCTTCGCCGGATCAGCGAGACACTGGCCGAGCACCTGACAAGATCCTGACCGATCGACACCGGCGCGGGACTTGTACTTAACGTCGTCGAATGAGCACGATGGGGCGTGCCCTCCGGCTTCGGCGAACTGACTGATCAGGCGCAGCACCTCGTGTCCGCTGGCGACCTCGCCGGTGCGCAGCGGCTGCTCGCCGACGCGCTCACCGACGCCGACCCCCGCCCCGCCAACGCCACCCCCGAGTTGGCCGAGGCGGCAAGCCTCCAGGCGCGGGTGCTCGTCGCCCTCGGCGAGCCGCACTCCGCGCGGGGGTGGGCCGCCTTCACGTACGCCGCCAGCACCCGGCTGCACGGCCGCTCCGACCCGCGTACGGTGGCCGCCGCGGCCACCCTGGCGGCGGTGCTGCACCGGGTCGGCAGCCACTCCCGCGCCGCTCGGCTCTACCAGGAAGTCATCATCGAGCTGACCGCCCAGGACGGGCCGGAGTCCCTGCGGGTGCTCGCCGCGCACGCCGACCTGGCCACCGTCGAGTACGCCCGGGGCCAGTGCACGGTGGCCCGCGACCGACTCCAGGACGCCTGGGAGCTGCACCGCGAGGTGTACGGCGACGGGCACCCCAGCGGCATCAAGATGCTGGCCCGGCTCGGCGCCATGCAGCGCGACTGCGGCCAGTTCACCGAGGCGCACGACAACCTGGCGTTGGCCAGGGAGTTGTCCCGGCAGCACCTGCCCGCCGACGATCCGCTTGCCCAGCAGGTCGCGGCCCTGGCCCGGGCGGCGGCCAACCCCGACCACGTCTGCGCCGACGACGCACCTGCCGGCCGGGATGCCCCGCTGGTGCCGGCCGCCCGTAACCCACCGCACGACCACCCGGTCGAGTCCGGCTACCACCCGTCGACGTCCCCGCCGCAATCCGCCAAGCCGGCGCCGGACGGCCCTGCCGAAGCCGATAACGACCCGGCCGACGTGACGTTCGCCGACAGTCAAGGCTTCAGGAGCGACGAGGGCTCCACGGACGACGAGGGCTTCACGGACGGCCACGGGTTCACGCGAGGCCAAGGGTTCACGGAAGGCGGCAGTTTCGCCCCTGCTCACGGGGTTGCAGCCGGCGCCAGTGCGGTGCCGAACCCCCGGGTCCCCGCCGACGAACGCGGCGGATCGGCTGGCCTCCGCTGGCCACCAGAGCAGGCAGACGAGCCCACGCCCCACTCGACGGACACGCCGGTCCCGCCCTCCGTGGTCGGCTTCACCGGCAGCAGCACCGAGGAGGCCTCCGGCGTCTACCGGCTGCACCAGCCGGGCCGGCCGGCCGACGCGAACCCACCGTCCGCGCCGTCCAGGGCGGGTGAACCGCCGTCCGAGTCGTACCAGCCGTTCCAGCCATCGGAGCCGTACACACCGGGCGACCCGTACACGCCGCCGGAGCCCTACACGCCGTCACGTCTATTGCCGGTGCCCGTGCATCGGGCACCGCCGCCGCCGCCGCGCAACCGGCTCGTTCCGGTGCTGGTGGCGGGCGTGGTCGTGGTGCTGCTGGGCACGACGGCGGTGATCGCCGGCGTGGCCCGGGTCGGCGACGGGGACGACAAGCCGCCAGCACCGGCCACCGGCGCGCCCAGCGCGGGCCCGACGAGCCCTGGGGCACCGGACACCAGCGGCGCGGCGCCGGGCGGCGGCGCGCCCGCCAGCACCCCACCGCCAGCGGCCGCGCCCGGGACCCCACCGGGCTCGGTGACTCTGCGCGACAACCGAGACAACATCACCTTGCGCTGGACGTACCCGGCCGGCGGCGAAGGGCCAGTGATCATCTCTGCCGGGCGGGCGGGGCAGGACAAGACGGCCATCGCCACGCTGCCGGCCGGTGCCGACACCTACATCGTCTACGCGTTGAATCGCGCCAACGACTACTGCTTCACCGTGGCGGTCGTCTGGTCCACCGACTCCGTCGCGCCCGCCGACCAGGTCTGCACCAACCGCCGCTGACTAGCCCTCGCCACCGACGAGTCACCACCCACGGCGGTGACAATCCGTGGCTGTTGCGTCGGTTGAAGCAGAGCAAAGAGCGCGAACACCTTTGTGGCGCCTATCGCCGTTCGTTACGTTCCGTGATAGTTCGTCCCGGGTCGTCCTCGGTGCCGTCTGTCGGCGGCACCGGTAGTAGCAGACGCACCTGCAGCCCCGGTCGGACACCAGCACCAGCACCAGCGAGAGCCTTGCCGTGGGCGCTGGCACGCCGATCGGCAGCGACGTTCGCGCCGACGATGCTGTCGGCGGCGGTGCTGTCGGTGGTGGCGGCGTTGTCGGTTGCTGTGGCTGTGGCTGTGGTCAGGGTGATGGTGCCGCCGGCGCGGCGGACCAGTTCCCGCACGATGGCCAGGCCCAGGCCGGCGCCGCCGTCGTCGCGGCCCCTCCCGTCGTCCAGCCTGGTGAACCGGTCGAAGACCCGATCCCGGTCCGCCGCCGGGATCCCCGGGCCGTCGTCGGTCACCGTCACCAGGTGGTACGCCCCATCGTGGCTCGGCTCGGCAGCGAGCACGACGCTTTCGTGCGCGTGCCGGACCGCGTTGTCGACAAGGTTGGCCAGGACGCGGCGCAGCTCGTCGGCGTTCCCGACCGTCCACAGCGGGCCGGGATAAGGCACGACCCGCACCGGCGGCGACGGATAGCGGGCGGCCACCTCGCTCAGCAGCGCGCCCAGTTCCACAGGGCCGGTCAGCCGGGCCACCGGCGTCTCGTCCAGGCGGGCCAGCAGCAGCAGGTCGTCGACCAGCCGGCTCAGCCGCTCGGTGTCGGCGAGCAGGTTGGCCGTCACCGCCGTCCAGTCCGTACGGTCGGCGAGTCGCTGCGCCACCTCCAGCTCCGTACGGATGTTGGTGAGCGGGCTGCGCAGCTCGTGCGCCGCGTCGGAGACGAACGCCCGCTGCCGGTCCCGGGCAGTCTCCAGGCGGTCCAGCATGCCGTTGAGGGTGACCGCCAGTCGGTGGATCTCGTCGGCTGACGCGGGCACCGGCAGACGTCCGGCACCGGCCCGCCCGGTGATCTCCTCGGCGCCTCGACGGAGCGCCTCCACGGGCCGCAGGGTCGCGCCGACCACCCGCCACGCCACGGCGGCCAGCGCGGCCACCAGCAGCGGAAACGCCACCAGCAGGATGGTCCGCACCACGTGCGTGCTGTGCCGCACGTCGGCCATCGACCGGGCCACCAGCACGGTGAGCGGGTCGGCCGCGGTTCCTGCGGGTACGGCCACCACCCGCACCGGGCCGACGAGACCGACCCGCTCGGCGGGCGCCTCCAGCCGCTGTCTGCGGCCGGTGTCCAGTCGTTCCGGGCGGACCATCGGAACGAGCCGGTCCGCGTCAATCGAGGCGGCCCGGATGCGTCCCTGAGCGTCGATCACCTGGACGCGGACCTGACCACCGGCCACCGGCAGCGGGTCGGGCAGCGCGTCCTCGGCGGCGAGCAGGGCGACCGCGTCGGCGGTCCGGAACGCCTCGGTGTCCACGGTCCGCTGGAGCACGTACCCGAGCGTGCCGAGCAGCACGACCCCGCCGAGGGCCAGCGCGACGGTGAGGCCGAACACCCCGAGCGCCAGAAGCCGTCCCCGCAGGCCCAACGCCGGCAGCCGTCCGCCCCGGAGCCGACCGGCGCCCGGCGGGTCGGCGCGGGTCACGTCGCCAGCCGGTAGCCGGCGCCCCGGACCGTCTCCAGCCGGTCGCGGCCGAGCTTGCGGCGCAGGTAGCCGACGTACACCTCGACGACGTTCGGCGCTGTCTCCAGGCTGGCGTCCCAGACGTGATCCAGCAGCTCGATCTTGGACACGACCTGACCGGGTCGGCGCATCAGGTAGTCCAGCAGCGCGAACTCCCGCGCCGTCAACGTCACCTCGGCGTCGGCACGCGTGACCCGGCGTCGGGCCGGGTCCAGTCGCAGGTCGCCGACCGTCAGCACCGTCGGGCGCTCCGGCGCGCCCCGGCGCAGCAGCGCCCGCAGGCGAGCCAGCAGCACCACGTACGAGAAGGGCTTGGTGAGGTAGTCGTCGGCGCCGCAGTCCAGCCCGTCGGCCTGGTCGTACTCGCCGTCCTTGGCGGAGAGCATGAGCACCGGCAGCCAGTGCTGCTCGGCGCGCAGCCGACGGACCAGTTCGTAGCCGGAGAGCCCGGGCAGCATCACGTCGAGGATCATCGCGTCGTACCCGCCGTGCCGGGCGGCGTCCAGGCCGGCCGGGCCGGTAGCGGCCACGTCGACCGCGAACCCCTCCGCCTGGAGACCCCGTTGCAGGGCACTCGCCAGCCGGGCCTCGTCCTCCACCACCAACAGTCGCACCGCTCAAGGGTGCCACCTGGGTCAATGCGGGCGTCCTCAGCGCGTTCACAGGGGCCAGCGGGCAGGATGGTACGCAGGAGGTGCCCACCATGTCCGTCCTGAGAAGCCGTCCCGTCCTGCGTTGGCTGGTCCCGGCGACCGCCGCTGTCGCCGTCATCGGCGGTGGCGCGGCCATCGGCACGTTCGCCGCCGAGGCCGAGCCGAGCCTGCCACCGCGTACCGCCGCTCAACTCCTTGTCGACCTGCAGGAGTCCCGCCTCGAAGGGTTGTCCGGCACTGTCGTGCAGCGCGCCGACCTCGGTCTGCCGCCGCTGGCCGGGCTGATCCCCGGCAACGACCTGACCACCCTGCTGACCGGCACGCACACCCTGCGGGTCTGGTATTCCGGGCCGGAGCGGCAGCGGATCGCCCTGCTGGACACCCTCGGCGAACGGGACGTCATCCGCAACGGGCGGGACCTGTGGACCTGGGAGAGCCGCGGCAACACCGCGCGCCACCGTACTCTCGGCGAGGCCGCGACCGCCGGAAAGCCGGCGCTCGACGCCCGGCCGAGCATGCCGGCCACGCCGCAGCAGGCCGCGGACCTGGCGCTTGGCGCGATCGACCCGAGCACCGAGGTGAGCGTGGGCCGCTCGGCCACCGTCGCCGGGCGGGACGCCTACGAGTTGGTGCTCCAGCCGCGCGACCGCGACTCGCTCGTGCACCAGTTGCGGATCGCCATCGACGCCAAGCAGCACGTGCCCCTGCGCTTCGAGGTGCTCGCCAAGGGCAGCGACCAGCCGGCGTTCGAGGTGGCCTTCACACAGGTCGACTACCGGCAACCCGACGTCGACCAGTTCACCTTCAACCCACCGCCCGGGGTGACAGTCACGGAGGAGAACGGCAAGCTGCCTGCCGCCGGTCGGCCCGAACACGCACAGCCGGCCGGTGACCCGCAGGTACGCGCCGAGGGCTCCGGCTGGGCCACAGTGCTTGTCACCCGGCTGGACGGGGCGGCTGGCGCCAAGCCCGGATCGCCGGCGTCGAAGCCCGCCGTACCGCCGGCCGCCGACGCGCCGGACATGTCGAAGTTGCTCGGCGGCCTGACTGCGGTCAGCGGCGACTGGGGCAGCGGTCGGCTGTTGACGAGCAAGTTGTTCAGTGTGCTGCTCACCGACGACGGGCGGGTGCTCGCCGGAGCGGTCACGCCGGAGCGGCTGTACCAGGTCGCCCGCGGCTGACGTCAGCGGTGTGCTCGCGCCGGGTCGACCTCACGGTCGGCCCGGCGCCTCGTTGTGCGGGTGATACCGGCCCGTCGGGCTTGGTGGGTGCCTACCGAACGCGCTATCTTCAACAATTCGGAAGGCACTAAAAAAGAACGACTCAGAAAGCCGTTCTTGCACGACATTCTAATCTTTGGGGAGACGGCTTGTCAAGGCACTCCGGTGGTACCGGTGAATTGTCGCTCGACGACGAGATCGGCCGCGAGCAGGAGTACGTCTCGATGCTCTACGACCGGCTGGACGGGCTGCGTGAGCAGGCCGCCCACCGGCTCACCGACGCGCTGCGCAGCACCGGCGGCACCCTCCAGGACCGTTCCCAGCGCGACAGCTCGGTAGCTATGTACGCCGACCAGGTCGAGCAGTTCTCGGCAGTGGAGAATGGTCTCTGTTTCGGCCGGCTCGACGGCGACGACGATTCCCGCCGCTACATCGGCCGGATTGGGATCTTCGACACCAGCGGTGACTACGACCCGCTGCTGATGGACTGGCGTGCCCCCGCCGCCCGCGCGTTCTACCTCGCCACCGCCGCCAACCCGCAGGGCGTCCGCAGGCGTCGGCACCTACGCACGCGGCAGCGCAAGGTGACCGGGCTCAACGACGAGGTGCTCGACATCGACAGCGCCTCCCCCGGCGCGCACGAGGAGTTGACGGGCGAGGCGTCGCTGCTCGCCGCGTTGAACGCCGGCCGTACCGGCCGGATGCGCGACATCGTGGAGACCATCCAGGCCGAGCAGGACACCATCATCCGCGCCGACCTGCCCGGGGTGATGGTGGTCCAGGGCGGCCCGGGCACCGGCAAGACGGCTGTCGCGCTGCACCGGGCGGCGTACCTGCTCTACACACACCGCCGGGAGCTGTCCAGCCGGGGCGTGCTGCTTGTCGGCCCGAACGCGACCTTCCTGCGCTACATCTCCCAGGTGCTGCCGACGCTTGCCGAGACGGGCGTGCTGCTGCGTACCCAGGGTGATCTTTTCCCCGGGGTGAGCGCGCAACGGACGGAGCCGGCCGAGACGGCGGCGCTCAAGGGCCGGGCCGTGCTGGCCGAGGTGCTGGCGCTCGCGGTACGGGACCGGCAGTGGGTGCCGGAAGAGCCGCTGGAGATCGAGGTGGAGCGGGAGGCGCTGACCCTCGACCCGGAGACCGTCCGGGCCGCCCGGGACCGGGTCCGCCGCGCCGACCGCCCGCACAACCTGGCGCGGGCGCTCTTCGACGTGGAGATCGTGCACGCCCTCGCCGACCAGGTGGCCGAACGGATCGGCGCCGACCCGCTGGGCGGGGACAACTTGCTCGACGAGGCCGACCGTGCCGAGATCCGCAGGGAGTTGCGCGACGAGCCCGAGATCCGCGCCACCCTGGACCAGCTCTGGCCGGTGCTCACCCCACAGCGCCTGCTCGCCGACCTGTACGCCGACCCCTCCCGGATCGCCGCCGCCGCGCCGATGCTCACCGACGACGAGCGGGCGCTGCTGCACCGCGAGCCGGGTGGCTGGACGCCGGCGGACGTGCCGCTGCTGGACGAGGCCGCCGAACTGCTCGGCGAGGACGAGCGGGCCGCCGCCGCCCGCCGGGATCGCATCCGCCGGATGGAACGGGAGTACGCCGAGGGTGTGCTGGAGATCGCCCGGGGCTCCCGCTCGATCGACGTCGAGGACGAGGCCGAGGGCGGCGAGATCCTCGGTGTGACCGACCTGATCGACGCCGACCGGCTGTTGGAACGGCAGGAGGAGGCCGACCGGCTGACCACCGCGCAGCGCGCCGCGGCCGACCGGAAGTGGGCGTTCGGGCACGTGATCGTGGACGAGGCGCAGGAGCTGTCCCCCATGGCGTGGCGTCTGCTGATGCGCCGCTGCCCGAGCCGGTCAATGACGATCGTCGGGGACGTGGCGCAGACGGGGGCACTGAGCGGCACACCGTCGTGGGCCGAGGCCCTCGCCCCGTACGTGGCGCAGCGGTGGCGGCTCACCGAGCTGACAGTGAGCTACCGGACGCCCGCCGAGATCATGGCGGTCGCCGCGGAGGTCCTCGCCGAGATCGACCCCGAGTTGCGGCCGCCGCGCTCGGTGCGGGAGAGCGGCGTACCGCCGTGGGACCGGGCTGTGCCCGACGAGCAGTTGCCGGCGGAGCTGGTGCGGGTAGCCACCCGCGAGGCCCTCGACCTGGCCGAGGGCCGACTCGGCGTGATCGTGCCGGCCAGCCGGGTCGCCACGCTCGGCGCCGCGCTGACCGCAGCGCTGCCCGAGGCCGCAGTCGGCGAGCACCCCGAGCTGGAGAGCCGGGTGGTCGTACTGACCGTCGCGCAGGCCAAGGGCCTCGAATTCGACTCGGTGCTTGTGGTCGACCCGGACCTGATGGTCGCCGAGTCACCACGCGGCCGCAGCGACCTCTACGTGGCGCTAACCCGAGCCACCCAACGCCTGGGCATTCTCCGCACCACTCCGTAACCCTCCCGCCCCCGCCCTCCCCGGTCGATCATGAGGTTGACGTGGACTGTGATCTTCCACAGCCACGCCAACCTCATGATCAACGCCTAAGGGGTGGGTGGGTGGCTAGTCGTTTGTGGGCTTGGCTGGGCCGGTCGCTGATGTGGACTGGTCGCTTGTGTTACCGCCCATCGGGGTGCTCAGGCCGCCGGTGGTGGCATCACCCGTCGTGGTCGGCGCAACCTTGCCCGGGTGGCGCTCCGGTTGGCGCGCCACTCGGCGCACGCTCGCCGGTCCTGCCGTTCCGCCGGTAGTGGTGATCGCGCCCTGACCCCGGGTGGGGCCACCGTCGCGCAGCACCGTCGGGTCGATCGGCTGGTGCGCCGGGTCGTACGGGTCGACCTCCTGGATCACCCGCTCCACGTCGGTACGGGGCAACGTCACCTCGTCGATGGCGCCCTTGCCGTACACGCCGCCGGCGATCCGGTCCTCGGCCTGGCGGGCGGCTTCCTGTCGCATGTCGTCCTCACGCACGTCATCACCTCACAGAAGCTGTGGAACCGACTGCGTGCCCGGCCACCGGCCCGGCAAACCCGCGCCGGTGGCCCGGAGGTCGTCCACCCCGGTTCACCGGACCGGACGTGCGCACCCTCCAGGCGCGGTACGACCTGAAGGTGATCCCGTACACCGTCGACGACGCGACGGTCATGCAGCGGGTCATCGACCTGGGAGTGGACGGCATCGTCACCGACGACCCGGATCTGTTGGTGAGCGTCGCGATCCGCAACGGCCTGCGCTGAGGCCCCGACCCGACCGCCGGCTGGGATATTTCCGGCCGGCGGTCGGGTTACCTGCTCACTGGCCTCGGGTAGTCGGGGGGTGTCCCCGCCGTGAACGCGAACCGTGCCGTGGCCGACACGCGGTAGCGGGGCGAGGGAACGCAGGTACGACTCATCGCATCCTGAGGAGGACCAGATGAGCACGCAGGCTGCTTCCACCAGGCCGATGAACCGGCCCATGAACGACCCGCAGAACCCCGCGTCGATGCGGAACACGCCGACGCAGCAGATGCCGGCCATGCACGACGGGCACCGGGAACAGATGCCGTCGCCAGGTACGGAAACCAAGCAGGCGTTCCTGACGACGGAATTCTGGGTCTACGCTGCCGCAGTCGCGCTGGTGGTGATCTCGGCGTTCTGGAAGGGCACCACCGCCAACGGGTTGAACATCAACAACCCGAACCAGGCGTGGTGGTTCCTGACCATCCTGACCGGTGGTTACCTGGTCAGCCGTGGCCTGTCGAAGGCGGGCTCGGCGCGCCGGTCCGGCCGGGAGCGCAACAAGCGCTGACGTGGGTCAACAGACGTGAAAAAGGCAGTGGCCTCCGGGAGATTCTCCCGGAGGCCACTGTCGTATCTGGACGCCTACTCTTCGAACCCGCCGAAGTCCCCGCCGAAGTCCTCACCGGCGTCGCCCTCGAAGGCGTCACCGATCATCTCGCCGGCGATCATGCCGCCGGCGACGCCGAGCGCCGCACCGGCCACCATGCCGCCCATGCCGACTCCCCTGCCGTGGCCGTGCCCGTGGCTCTTGCCCGCCCCGTACCCCTGGGGCCCGTACCCCTGGGCGCGCAGGCTGCCGTAGCGGGAGGTGGTCTCGCGCAACCAGCCGTCGACGACCTGCGCCCAGTCGACCTTGTCGGCGTCGGCGTGCGACACCTGGTAGCGGCCGAACGCGTCGTGCCCGGCGCTGAGGAAGCCGCCGCGCTTGTCGCACTCAAGGATCACCTCGACGCCGTGCGGACTGGTCACGAAGGTCAGCTCGGCCTCCCTGATCGTGCTGGCGTACTGCGGCGCGGCGAAGAACTCGATCTCCTGGTAGAACGGCAGCGTCTGCTGCACACCCCGGATGTGGCCGCGCTCAAGGTCGGCGTGCTTGAACTGGAAGCCGAGGCGCTGGAACGCCTCCAGGATCCGCTCGTGCACCGGCAGCGGGTGCACCGCCACCTGGTCCAGGTCGCTCTTGTCGACGGCGCGGGCGATGGCCAGCTCGGTGCGCAGGCCCATCGTCATGCCGTGCAGGCGCTGGCCGTACACGTCGGTGATCGGGGTTTCCCACGGCACCGGCAGCTGGAACGGGATGGAGAGCTGCTGCTTGGGCGCGAGCTGGAGCGGGCCGCTGACGACCATGCGGTGGAACTCCAGCGTGCCCGAGTACTCCGCGTCGTGCCCTTCGACCTCGACCCGTGTCACCAGACCGATGACGACCTGCTCGATGGCCGCCGGAGCGTCGCCGCCGACGAGGTTGACGTGTCCGTCGAGGGTCAGACCGGGGCGGGTGTTGGGGTTGGTCAGCACGGTGTCCACGCTGGGACCGCCGACGCCGAACGCGCTCAACATCTTCTTGAAGACCATCGGAACTCCTGTGCGACGGGCGACCGCTCCAGATTGGAGCCGGACGTTTACTCGATGCGCACCTTATCCAGATGCGCTGTGAGGTGGCTGTGAGCACGCGCGGCGTCCCACGCCAGTCGATCATGGAGTTGTGGTGCCGGACGAAAGTCGCCAACCGGGGCAAGTCACCCACCACAACTACATGATCGACGGAGGGATCAGGCAGGCTCGACGATTACCAGCTCGCCTACCTGATCGGCTATCGTCGTGCGGGCTTCGGGCGGCAGCCCTACGTCGGTTATCAGCACGTCGGCTGCCTCCAGCGGGGCGATCGTGGCGATGCCGATGGTCTCCCACTTCGTGTGGTCGGCGAGCACCACCAAGCGGCGGGCGGCGCCGATGAGGCACCTGTTGACGCCGGCCTCCAGCAGATTCGGCGTGGTGAAGCCGGTACGCGGGCTGAGCCCGTGCACCCCCAGGAAGAGCAGGTCCACGTTGAGCGCGCTTATCGCCGCTTCGGCCACCGGCCCGGTCAACGCGTCCGACGGGGTGCGGATGCCGCCGGTCAACACCACTGTCTGGTCGGCGCGCGGGTTCTGGTAGAGCGCGTCGGCCACCGGGATCGAGTTCGTCACCACCGTCAGCCCGCGGACGTCGGAGATCAGCGTGGCAAGCGCGGCGGTGGTGGTGCCCGCGGACAGCGCGATGGCCATTCCCGGCTCCACCATCCTCGCCGCCCGCTCGGCGATGGCCCGCTTCTCGGCCTGCTGGCGGATCGACTTCGCGGCGAAGCCGGGCTCCTCGGCCGAACCCGGCCCGGCGAGCGTCGCACCGCCGTGCACCTTGTCGACAAGGCCACGCTCGGCGAGCACCTCGAGGTCACGCCGGATCGTCATGTCGGACACGCCGAACCGGCTGACCAGTTGGCTCACCCGTACACCGCCGCGCTGACGGATCAGATCGAGGATGGCGGTCTGCCGCTGCTGGGCGAGCATCCGGGGAACCTCCTTCGCGCCGTGGGTGTGGTCGGATCAGGCCGGTTCGTCGGCTCGATCTTCCCGGATGACCGCCACCTCGCCGGCCGGCACCGTCAGCTCACCGGCACACAGTGCCCCGGTCAGCAGCTCGGTGCCGCTCACCGGGACGCGTACCTCATTGTCGGTGTGGTTGATCGCGAACAGCCAGCTGCGGTCGCCGTCGCGCCGGCGTACCACCTCCACCCCGCTCGGCACCCGCACCGCCGGACGGACGCCTGCCTCGTCGAGCAGCCGGGCGACAAGCCTGTCGGTGGCCGGCTCGTCCAGCCGGGTGCCGACGTACCAGGCCGCGCCCGCGCCGACCGGATGCCGGGTCAGCGCCGGCACGCCGGGCAGAGGCCCATCGGTGTACGACGCCAGCACCTCGGCACCGTCGGCGTGCAGCCACTCGGTCCACACGTCGGCCGTACTGCCGTCGTCGAGCCGGACCTGCTCGCCCTCGCGCAGCGGAAAGAACTCCTCGGTCCGTACGCCCAGCAGCTCCCGGAACGCGCCCGGGTAGCCGCCCAGCCGGATGTGGTCGTTGTCGTCGACGATGCCGCTGAAGTAGGTGACGGCGGCGGTGCCTCCTGCCTCGACGTACCGGTGCAGCGCCTCGGCGTCGGCGTCCCGGACCAGGTAGAGGGTGGGTGCCAGGACAAGCCGGTAGCCGCTGAGATCCGCCGACGGGTGGACGATGTCGGCGGTCACCCCGGCCCGCCACAGCGCGCCGTACAGGGCGGTCAGGCGATCGGTGTAGGTGACGTCGACGCTGGGGTGTGAATCCAACTCGACGGCCCACCAGGCCTCGAAGTCGAACAGGATGGCCACGTCGGCGTCCACCCGGCTGCCGCGTACCTCGGCCAGGGCCTTGAGGTCCGCGCCGAGCTGGCAGACCTCGCGGAACACCTTGGTGTCCGGCCCGGCGTGTGGCACGAGCGCGGAGTGGAACTTCTCCGCGCCGGCCCGCGACGCGCGCCACTGGAAGAAGAGCACCCCGTCGGCGCCCCGGGCGACGTGCGCGAGGCTGTTGCGGCGCATCTGCCCGGGCAGCTTGGCCACGTTGCGGGGCTGCCAGTTGACAGCGCTCGTGGAGTGCTCCATCAGCAACCACGGGTCGCCGCCGGCCACCCCGCGGGTGTGGTCGGCGGCGAACGCCAACCCGACGTGCGCCTGCGGGTCGGCGGCGGCCAGGTAGTGGTCGTTGGACACGAGGTCCACGTCGTCGGCCCAGGAGTGGTAGTCCATGTGCTTGGTCATGCCGAGCATGAAGTTCGTGGTGACCGGCTGCCGGACCAGGGTCTTGAGCAGCGCGCGTTCGGCGCGCAGCTGGGCGCGTTGCTCGTCGGAGGAGAACCGCAGGAAGTCGAGCTGCTGGGTGGGGTTGGCGAACGTCGGTGCGCTGCGCGGCGGGTTGATCTCGGCCCAGTCGCCGTAGCGCTGGCTCCAGAACGCGGTGCCCCAGGCGTCGTTGAGCCGATCCAGGTCGCCGTAGCGCTCACGCAGCCAGCCGCGGAACGCCTCGGCGGTGACGTCGCAGTAGCAGTGCACGTTGTGACAGCCCAGCTCGTTGGACACATGCCACATCACCACCGCCGGATGCTCGGCGTACCGCTCGGCGACGGCCCGCACCAACTCCAGTGACCGCTCGCGGAACACGGGCGAGCTGGGGCAGTACGCCTGCCGTCCGCCCGGCCAGAGGATGGTGCCGTCGGCCCGGCGGGGCAGCGTCTCCGGATGCGCGCGGGCCAGCCAGGGCGGTGGGCTGGCGGTGGCGGTGGCCAGGTCGACCTGGATCCCGCCGTCGTGCAGGAGGCCCAGCACCCGGTCGAGCCAGCCGAACTCGAACCGGCCCGGGGTGGGCTCCAGAAGTGCCCAGGAGAAGATGCCGACGGAGACCAGGTTGACGCCGGCTCGCCGCATCAGCTCGACGTCCTCGGACCAGGTCTCTTCGGGCCACTGCTCGGGGTTGTAGTCGCCGCCGAAATAGATGCCGTCACCGTGCCATCGCCGCATGACAGGTGAGGGTGCACCGGGGAACCCACGGAAGTCAACAGGTTCCAACATCGATTTCCTTTCCAACGTTTACCACGTAACGGCCGCATTACAACTGGGTTATCGAAGGTGAACTGCCCCCTTGACAGCGCCTGACGGAGAGGTAGCTTGAGGCCCCACTGGTCGTTCGTGTTCGCCAATGTGGATTCTCGGTGGATCCCGATGTGTATTTCACGAGGCCGGCCCCGTTCTCCACCTGACGGCCCTTG from Micromonospora profundi harbors:
- a CDS encoding MarR family winged helix-turn-helix transcriptional regulator yields the protein MVVMTRWLDPDEQRTWRAFLTASRALMDTLDRELQHDAGMPHAYYEILVRLSEASGHQLRMSELAELTGSSRSRLSHAVARLEAAGWVRREECPTDRRGQIALLTDAGFATLSAAAPGHVEGVRRHLFDALSPAQVDQLRRISETLAEHLTRS
- a CDS encoding tetratricopeptide repeat protein; this translates as MPSGFGELTDQAQHLVSAGDLAGAQRLLADALTDADPRPANATPELAEAASLQARVLVALGEPHSARGWAAFTYAASTRLHGRSDPRTVAAAATLAAVLHRVGSHSRAARLYQEVIIELTAQDGPESLRVLAAHADLATVEYARGQCTVARDRLQDAWELHREVYGDGHPSGIKMLARLGAMQRDCGQFTEAHDNLALARELSRQHLPADDPLAQQVAALARAAANPDHVCADDAPAGRDAPLVPAARNPPHDHPVESGYHPSTSPPQSAKPAPDGPAEADNDPADVTFADSQGFRSDEGSTDDEGFTDGHGFTRGQGFTEGGSFAPAHGVAAGASAVPNPRVPADERGGSAGLRWPPEQADEPTPHSTDTPVPPSVVGFTGSSTEEASGVYRLHQPGRPADANPPSAPSRAGEPPSESYQPFQPSEPYTPGDPYTPPEPYTPSRLLPVPVHRAPPPPPRNRLVPVLVAGVVVVLLGTTAVIAGVARVGDGDDKPPAPATGAPSAGPTSPGAPDTSGAAPGGGAPASTPPPAAAPGTPPGSVTLRDNRDNITLRWTYPAGGEGPVIISAGRAGQDKTAIATLPAGADTYIVYALNRANDYCFTVAVVWSTDSVAPADQVCTNRR
- a CDS encoding response regulator transcription factor → MRLLVVEDEARLASALQRGLQAEGFAVDVAATGPAGLDAARHGGYDAMILDVMLPGLSGYELVRRLRAEQHWLPVLMLSAKDGEYDQADGLDCGADDYLTKPFSYVVLLARLRALLRRGAPERPTVLTVGDLRLDPARRRVTRADAEVTLTAREFALLDYLMRRPGQVVSKIELLDHVWDASLETAPNVVEVYVGYLRRKLGRDRLETVRGAGYRLAT
- a CDS encoding LolA family protein, whose product is MSVLRSRPVLRWLVPATAAVAVIGGGAAIGTFAAEAEPSLPPRTAAQLLVDLQESRLEGLSGTVVQRADLGLPPLAGLIPGNDLTTLLTGTHTLRVWYSGPERQRIALLDTLGERDVIRNGRDLWTWESRGNTARHRTLGEAATAGKPALDARPSMPATPQQAADLALGAIDPSTEVSVGRSATVAGRDAYELVLQPRDRDSLVHQLRIAIDAKQHVPLRFEVLAKGSDQPAFEVAFTQVDYRQPDVDQFTFNPPPGVTVTEENGKLPAAGRPEHAQPAGDPQVRAEGSGWATVLVTRLDGAAGAKPGSPASKPAVPPAADAPDMSKLLGGLTAVSGDWGSGRLLTSKLFSVLLTDDGRVLAGAVTPERLYQVARG